The segment AAACGGATTTCACGGGACATCGAATTGCTCCTGACGCTACACATTGCAGGCGCTGTTGCACAGGCCGTGCCGGTTCTACGCCTGCTCTGCGGGAGCGGGCCTGGTCGAGATACGGGCGCCGCGATCCTTGAGTTAAACCGCGGCGATACCCCCGCGAGCAAGCCCGCTCCCACAGGGGTATTCGTGAGGGTGGCTGTGCTGTTTTCGTACACCTTGGCTTTTAACTGTTGGCCAGCAGTCAGTTGGCTTGAGCGAATCCCAGGCTTTGCGGGCTTGTCGCCAACGGCACAAACCATGCAATCCCCCATGACAGGAATCTTCCATTTCAGGAGAACTGCCATGACCGCTTCACCTCTGTCCGCGGGTACCGACTACGAGACCCTGGCCAATCGCTTTCGTCCCTTGTTCCGCAAAATCGCCGCCGGCAATGTTGAACGCGAACACGCTCGCGAGCTGCCCTACGAGCCCATTCGCTGGTTGAAACAGGCCGGTTTTGGCGCAATCAGAGTGCCCGTCGAGTATGGCGGTGCCGGTGCGTCCATCGGTCAATTGTTCCAGTTGCTGATCGAGCTGGCCGAAGCCGACTCCAACATTCCACAATCACTGCGCGGCCATTTTGCGTTTGTCGAAGACCGCCTCAATGCACCTCCTGGCCCGTTACGCGGGGCCTGGTTCGCACGCTTTGTGGCAGGTGAACTGGTAGGCAATGGCTGGACCGAGGTCGGCGCGGTCAAACTGGGGGAAATCCTCACCAAAATCACCCCCCACGGTGAGAACTACCTGCTCAACGGGGCCAAGTACTACAGCACCGGCAGTATCTTTGCCGACTGGATCGATGTGTACGCCCAACGCTCCGACAACGGCGCCGACGTGATTGCGCTGGTGCATGCAAGTCATCCCGGCGTGACCCAGAGCGATGATTGGGACGGCTTCGGGCAGCGCACCACCGGCAGCGGCACCTCGCAGTATGTGGATGTCCCCCTGAGCGCCGAACACGTGATTCCCTTCGAGACGCGGTTTAAATACCAGACGGCGTTTTATCAATTGGTGCTGCTGGCCGTACTGGCGGGCATTGGCCGTGCCGTGGAACGGGATATTGCCCAAGAGGTTCGCGAGCGCAAACGGGTGTTCAGCCACGGCAATGCCGACACCGCCAGTGGCGACGCCCAGATCCTGCAGGTGGTCGGGCAGATATCGGCCCAGGTGTATGCGGCCGAAGCGGCTACCCTGCGCTCGGCGGAACCTCTGCAACGGGCCTATGTAGCGCGACTGGCCCAGGACACAGACGCCGAGCGCCAGGCCAACATCGATGCCGAAATCGAGACGTCAAAAGCTCAGGTCGTGGTGTCGGAGTTGATCCTGCGGGCGACCAGCGATCTGTTCAACGCCCTGGGGGCTTCAGGGGTCAGTGTGAGCAAGGCGCTGGATCGCCATTGGCGCAATGCCCGCACGGCAGCCTCCCACAACCCGTGGATATACAAGGCACGGATAGTCGGTGACTGGGCCGTCAACGGGACTGAGCCACTGTATGTGTGGCAGATCGGCAATAGCCTCAAGGCCGGATAGATCACGACGAGTGCCCCAACTGCAGGCGGCGGCTGGCGAAACTGAACGCCAGCACCAGCAAAATCAGCGCGCCGGTCGCCACCTGCTGCCAATAGAAGTTCCAGCCAATCAGCAACAGACCATTGGCAATCACATTGATGAACAACACCCCCAGCAACGTGCTGGGGATGTTGGCGCGCCCGGTTCGGCTCAGGGTGGTGCCCATGAACACCGCTCCAATGGCATTGATCAAGAACGCATTGCCCGACATCGGCACGTAGGCGTTGACCGTGGAACTGAGCACAATCCCGGCGACGGCACAGGCCAGCGCACTGGCGATAAACACCTTGAGGCTGATCACGCGGATCGACAGCCCCGAGTAGCGCGCCAGTTGCACCTGGGTGCCAACCGCCAGGATTTCTCGCCCCAGTCGCCCTCGGGCCAGTATCACCCCGTACCCCACCGCCACGCCCAGTACTAGCCACAACGGTAGCGGCACCCCCAGCCACGTCATACCGGTGAGCCCCGGCAAAACACTCTGCGCAATGTAGATCGGCTGCCCCCCTTCAGACAGTAATTGCTGAACGCTGATGCCGATAAACAACGTACCCAGGGTTGCCAGAAACGGCGTAATGCCAAGACCTGCGATCAGCCCCGCATTGAAGCCGCCCACCAGCACCCCGGCGAGCAAGGCTGCGGGTATCGCAATGGCCAGGCCATGACCGCCATTAAGCACCACCACAAAGGCCAGGCTGGCGAAGTCCAGCGCCGTGCCCACCGACAAGTCGATCCCCCCTGCCGCCACCGCCCAGGTCATGCCGATGGCAATTATCGCCAGCAGCACAAAATTGTTCAGCAGCAGGCTGCTCAGGTTGCCGAGGGTCAAGAACCCCGGCGCTGTCGCCGCGAAAAACCCAACGATCACGACGATCAATAGCGGCAGGATCCCCCGCAATGCGCGGGATAAAAACAGCGTAGACACGGGCGTTGCAGCGAGCGTGGTCATTGTCCGCCCTCCTCTGTGCGCAAGGCGCTGGACATGGCCACCACCACTAAAATAAGGACCCCCTGCACACCATTGACCCAGAAGCTGGCGATGTTCAGCAGTTGGAAACCGTTAATCAAAAAACCCAGCAACAGCGTCGCCAACAACGTGCCGGGGATGTTCGCCACCAGCCGCCTTGAAAACACCACCCCCAGAAAAGCGATGGCCACGACCGAGAGCAGCATTTCCCCGGAACCCGTGGTGCTGCCGCTGAAATACGCGGCCGAGCAAAAGGCGGCAATGGCGGCGCACAGCCCCGCGATCAGGTAACTGGAAAACACGTAGCGGCCCACCCCCAACCCGGCGGCCCGTGCCGCCTCGGGGTATTCGCCTACCGCGTACAAACGCAATCCATAAGGACTGTGCTGAATCAGCAGGCCCAGCAACAACGCCACACCCAGCAGCACCCAGGCCAGCGCAGGCACCTGCAGCCACTCGCCATTGGCCAGGGTGTCCAGCAACGCCGAATCGGTGGGCAACACGCTGTTCTGGGTCAGTACCAGCTCCAGCCCGGCAATCAGGTTCATGCTCGCCAGGGTTGCGAGCAGTGGCGGCAGGCGCAGCACCACCACGGTAAAACCGTTCAGGGCACCGACGGCCAGCCCGCAGAGCAAGGTCAGGCCAATAGCCTCCCCGGCCTGCAGTCCCGCGTTGTTCAGGCTGCTGTAGACCGCCGCACACAGGCCCAGATTGGCCGCCAGGGACAGATCGAGACCGCCCGAAACAACGTTGGAACCACCGCCGATCACCACGCAGGTGAGGCCAAAGGCGAGGATGCCCAGGATCGCCGACTGGGCAAACACGTTGGCAATGTTGCCCGGGCTGAGAAAGTCGGGTGCGCTGACCGCGAACACCGCCAGAATCAGCAGGAACGCCAGCAGTGAACCCCGGCGCAGCACCAGCAGGCCCAGCCTGCGCACTAAAGGCCGGGCGAGGATTTCAGACGAAGGCATGTTCAGGCTCCCGCTCGGAAGAAAGGCACGGGGCGGACAACTCACGGGCCCCTGTGGCGCAGGCCAGCAAACGGTCGCTGTCGACCTGGCGTGCATCGAACTCACCGGCCAGGGCCCCACGGTGCATCACCAGAATCCGGTCGGTAATACCCATCAGCTCCGGCAAGTCCGAGGACAGCACCAGCACTGCCGCGCCTTGCTGGGCAAGGCGGCCGATCAGGCGATAGATCTCGACCTTGGCCCCGATGTCGACCCCCACACTGGGCTCGTCAAGCAGGTACACCGCGCAGCCGCGACCCAGCCATTTACCCAGTGCGACTTTTTGCTGATTGCCGCCACTCAGTTGCCGGACCGGGGCGTCGCGGCCCGCAGTCTTGATACCCAGTTCAGCGATCAGTCGTTCGCTTTCCCGGGCCTCGGCCGCGGGGTTCATCAGCCCCCAGCGGCTGAACCGCGAAAGCCCGGCCAGGGTCAGGTTTTCAAGCACTGACAGCAGCGGCGCTACCCCGTGGCTGCGGCGTTCTTCAGGAACCAGCGCAATGCCTTTGCGAACGGCGTCGCGGGGGGACTTGAGGCGCACAAGGCGCCCCTGCAAGTGCACACTGCCACGGTCGGGCTGCACCAGGCCGAACAGGCTTTTAAGCAGTTCCTTGGCACCGGACCCCACCAGTCCGGTCAGCCCCAGCACCTCGCCCCGGCGCAGGCTCACATTGATGTCGTGATACGCAGAACCAAAACCCAAACCCTTGAGTTCAAGCACCACCTCACCCGGCTTGACCACATCTTTGGGGTACATCTCGCCGACGTCGCGATTGACCATCAGCCGGGCAATCTGCGTGGTCGAGGTGGTACGCGGATCGACCACCGCCACGGCCCGACCATTGCGCAGCACCGTAACCTGATCGCACAGGCTTTCGATTTCCTGCAGGTAGTGAGAGATATACACAATCGTCAGGCCTTGATCGCGCAAACGACGAATGATTGCCAACAGCTGATCGACTTCGCGCTTGACCAGGGACACGCTGGGTTCGTCGAACACCAGTATTTTGGGCTTGGCCAGCAAGGCCCGGGTAATTTGCAGAATCTGACGCTGCGCACTGTCCAGCTCGCTGACGAGTGCGCCCGCCGGGAACTCCAGATCAAAGTACTCACGTAACAGCCGTGCCGCCTCACGGTCCTGGGCGCGGCGCCGGACAAAAGGGCCGCACCTGAGTTCATGACCAAAGAACAGCGCTTCACCCACGGTAAAACGGGCGGGCAACAGACGCTCCTGATGAATGAAATGTACGCCCAAGGCCTCGACCTGACGCGGACTCAACGCAGTAAAGGGCTGCCCGTCGATCGCCAGGGTGCCGCTGTCGGCCCGGTGGATGCCAGCCAGTACCTTGATCAGGGTCGATTTGCCGGCGCCGTTCTCACCCACCAGGCCGTGAATCGAGCCGCGCTCGACCCACAGGTCTACGCCGTCCAGCGCCTGGGTAGGCCCGAAGCGCTTGGCGATACCCTGCAGATGCAGCGCGGGGGGAGTCACTGGTCGCCTCGCAGACGTTGCACCTGCTCAAGGTTGGCCGCGGTAGTGAGCAACGTCGGCACCTGGGTTTCCTTGGGCAAGTCATGCTGCCCGGCCAGATAGCGCGCCACATTCTGCACGGCGGTTTTACCGATCAGTGCCGGTTGCTGGGCCACCACTGCGCCCACCGGTGAGTCCTCGCGCTTAAGCAGCTCAAGCACTTCAGGCGTGCCGTCGACACCATAGGTTTTGATCTCCGTGCGCCCGGCGTCCACCAGCGCCTTGCTGGCGCCCAGTTGGGGAATATCCCAGGCGGACCAGATCGCGGTGACGCTGCCCTTGGGGTATTTGTTGAGCAGCGCGCTGACCTGGCTGTAGGCATCCTGCACGGTGTTGGGGATCACATCCCGCAGTTCGGGGTCGATGATGTTGAGCTCAGGATGATCCTTGAGGGCCAGCTTGAGCTGGTCATAACGGATCGCGCACACCGGCACGCCATAGAAACCGTTGAACACCAGAATATTGCCCTTGCCACCGCTGTCTGCCACCAGTTGCCCGGCCAGGTTTTTACCCGTGGCGACATTGTCCGAAGTGGTGTTGTTGAGGCTGTATTGCGAGGGTGCGTCGATAGTGAACAGCGGTATACCGGCTTTGCTGATGCGCTTGAGCCACGGGTCAATCACACTCAGGGTGCCCAGGGTCTGGATCACGGCATCCGGCTTTTGCGTCACCACCGTCTGCAGTTGCGTCACCAGATTTTTATCATTGCGCCCGGCATCCAGGGTGATCGGCGTGCCGCCAAGGCGCTTGACCTCCTCGACCTGCGCTTCAAAGGCTTTCACATCGAAATAATGACTGGTGCCCGTCATGCTGATGGCGATGCGTTTGCCGGCCAGCGAAGGGACATCGCTGTCATCGGCGCTGGCCAGTGTCGCAAGCCCTGTACTGACGACGGCCAGGGTCAGGGCTTGCCAGAGTCGGCTACGACGAATGAGCGGTTTGTTCGAAGCGGTTGCAGGCATGGGTGTGGTTCCTGAAGTGTTTTTTCAGGAACATTGCACAGACCATGCCGCTGTATCGATTCACCTTGCGGGCCCGGATTCAGGGCTCGTCCGGGGGGGATTACCCGCCTCCGGAGTGCCCGGATTCACGCCTGGGTGTTGCTCAACTGTTGCTGGACGAACAATTTTCCTGCAACGCCCGCGGGCGATGGCTGCGCAACTCGGCTGCCGGGGCGGCGGCCTGCTGCAGCTGGAAGTCGAAGGCAAGTTCGGCATATCGCCCCGTCACATCACGGGCGCCATCGTCGCGAAACTGCACTTCGCCCACCAGACCTTCACGGGTGGCATAGGCAAAGTCGTCCCACAGGTACTTGTCGCCCGACAGGTTGATCTGGGTCGTCAGGTGCCGATGGCCGGGGGCCGAGATAAAGAAGTGCACATGGGCCGGACGCTGGCCGTGGCGCCCCAGCAGATCCAGGCATTCCTGGGTCGGCCCCTGTGGATCGCAGCCGTAGCCCGATGGCACGATACTGCGGGCGCGATAGCGACCTTCGGCATCCGTGATGATGCGCCGACGCAGGTTGTACTCAGACTGGCTCTGGTCAAAAAACGAATAGGTGCCCTTGGTGTTGGCGTGCCACAGGTCGACCGTGGCGCCAGCCAGCGGCTTGCCCTGGGTGTCGAACACCCGGCCTTCGAGGAACATCACAGTGGCGACACCCTCTTCACTGCCGTCGTCCATCCGCGCGTGCCCTTCGGACAGCGGCGCACCGGCCACGTACAGCGGGCCTTCGATGGTGCGAGGCGTGCCGCCGACCTGACCGGCCTGCTCATCCTTGGCGTCCTGCAACAGGTCGATAAAGTGCTCGATGCCCAGGCCTGCTACCAACAGACCGGCTTCCGAGCGGCCGCCCAGACGGTTGAGGTAGTCCACGGACTTCCAGAATTCGTCCTCGGTGATTTCAAGGTCTTCGATGATTTTTGCGCTGTCCTGCAGCACTCGCAGGATGATGCTTTTGAGACGCGGACTGCCATTGTCGCTGCCAAAGCCGGCGGCTTCTTTGAAGAAGCTCTGGATACCGTCAGTGTGGGATATTTTCACGGTCATGGGGCTCACCTTATCTTGTTCTTGTGCGAGGGAATGAAAGGGTTAGCGGTCGTCGTCATGGATCGAAGACGGGTGGCGGCACAGCCCTTCGATCTCGATATCCATGTAGGGGAAGAGCGGCAATTGCAGCAGCGTGTCGTGCAAGGCCTCGACGCTGGCCACGTCAAATACGCTGTAGTTGGCGTAGTGCCCGGCAATGCGCCACAGGTGGCGCCACTTGCCTTCCTGTTGCAGGCGCTGGGCCAGTTCCTTTTCGTCGGCCTTGAGCGTCGCGGCCTTGGCCGGGTCCATGTCGAGTGGCAGGTTCACGGTCATTTTTACGTGGAAAAGCATGGGGGGGGGCTCCTTGAAAATCATTAATGCGGGTTTGGAAAGGACAAGTGTCAGCGGCTGAAGCGCGCCAAGCGTTCTTCGTCCAGCATCAGGCCCAGACCCGGGGTACGCGGAATGTGCAGCTCAAAATCCCGGTACTGGGGCGCCTCGGTCACGATGTCTTCGGTCAAAAGCAACGGCCCGAACAGTTCTGTGCCCCAGGTCAGTTGCTTGAGGGTGAGGAACGCATGGGCTGATGCCAGCGTGCCCACCGAACCTTCAAGCATGGTGCCGCCGTACAGGGCGATACCCGCAGCTTCGGCGATGTGCGCAGTACGCAGCACGGCGCGAGGGCCGCCGTTTTTGGCGATCTTGAGGGCGAATACGCTGGCCGCGCCGTCTGCCGCAAGGCTAAAGGCGTCTTCGACACTTTCGATGGACTCGTCGGCCATGATCGGCGCCGGACTGCGCTGGTTCAGGCGCACCTGGCCCGAGCGGTTGACCCGTGAAATCGGCTGTTCAATCAGGTCGATACCGTTGTCACCCAGCACCTGGCAGCCCCGGATGGCCTGGGATTCGTCCCAGTACTGGTTGACGTCGACGCGCACGCTGGCCCGGTCGCCCAGGGCCTTTTTAATGGCGAGCACATGCTTGAGGTCTTGCTCCAGCGGGTTGGCCCCAATCTTGAGCTTGAAGATCCGGTGACGGCGCACATCCAGCATCTGCTCGGCTTCGGCGATATCCCGGGCGGTGTCGCCACTGGCCAGGGTCCAGGCCACTTCCAGGCTGTCACGTACCCGACCGCCCAGCAGCTCGCTGACCGGCAGCCCCAGGCGCTTGCCCTGAGCGTCCAGCAACGCGCTTTCGATCCCGGACTTGGCAAACGTATTGCCTTTGGCAATCTTGTCCAGGGTCTGCATGGCGGCATTGATATTGTCCGCAGGCTTGCCCACCAGCATTGGCGCGAGGTGCGCATCAATGTTGGCCTTGATGCTTTCCGGGCTCTCGTACCCGTAGGCCAGGCCGCCGATGGTGGTGGCTTCGCCGATACCTTCGATGCCGTCGCTGCAACGCAGGCGCAGGATCACCAGGGTCTGCTTGCGCATGGTATGCATCGCCAGCGTGTGCGGGCGGATGGTGGGCAGGTCGACGATCAGGGTCGTCAGGCTTTCAATCAGGACTTGGTTCATTTCAGTCTTCCCGTCAGGTACTTGATACCGGCCCTTCAGCCGAGGTCGCCGCCGCCGACCGGCAGGGTTACGCCGGTGATATAGGAGGCTTCGTCGCTGGCCAGAAACAGGATCGCGCCGACCTGCTCATCGAGGCTGGCGTAGCGTTTCATCAAACTGCTGTCCAGGGTCTGGTCGACGATTTGCTGGTACCAGACTTTCTCGTCCGGGGTTTGCTCGGCGTCATTGCGCGCAATACGTCGCGGCGGTGCCTCGGTGCCCCCCGGTGCGGTGGCATTCACCCGAATACCGCGCCCGGCGTTCTCGAACGCCAGGCAGGCAGTCAGTGCATTCACTCCGCCCTTGGCCGCGCCGTAAGGCACGCGGTTGACACTGCGGGTGGCGATTGAAGACACATTGACGATTGCGCCACGGCCCTGTTCCAGCATGTAGGGCAGCGCCGCATGGCAGCACCACAGGGTGGGGAACAACGAGCGGCGCACTTCAGCCTCGATTTCTTCGACCTGATAGTGCTCGAACGGCTTGGCCCAGATGGTGCCGCCCACGTTATTGATCAGCACATCGAGACGGCCAAAGGTTTTTACCGCCTCAGCCATCACCCGAGCGCAGTCGGTGTACTGTTCAAGGTCGGCCGTCAGGGTGAGCACGCCCTCGCCCTGCAGCTCGAAAACCAGTTCAGAACGATCCACCGCAATGACCTGCGCGCCTTCGGCCAGCAAGCGTTCACACACACGGCGTCCGATGCCTTGGGCTGCGCCGGTAACCAGCACGACCTTGTTGTCGAATCTGTTGTTCATGGCAACCTCGGTTAAAAAGGAATCAAGCGGCAGCGGCGAATTTTTCGTAGTAGAAATTGGCCGGTGTAATGCCTTGCTCACGGATGTAGAGGTTGACTGCCTCCACCATCGGCGGCGGGCCGCACAGGTACACGTCGACATCGCCCTGGTTCAGATGGCATGGCTCGATATGCTGGGTGACGTAGCCCTTGAGCGGATGCTGACTCTGCGGGTTGGCCACGCAGGCACTGAAGCTGAAGTTGGCAATGCGGGCGCTCAGGGCCTGCAGGCGGTCCATTTCAACCAGATCAAAGTCGTTGCTCACGCCATAGATCAGATGCACCGGGTGCGGGCTGCCCTGCTCGGCGATTTTTTCCAGCATTGCGGTAAACGGTGCCAGCCCCGTGCCTCCGGCCAGCAGCAACAGCGGGCGCTGGATCTGGCGCAAATAGAAGCTGCCCAGCGGCCCGGCCAGGGTCATGCTGTCGCCCGCCTTGGCAATCCCGGTCAAGAAGCTGCTCATCAATCCGCCGGGCACATTGCGAATCAGGAAACTGACCTCGCCATCCTTTTGCAGCGTGCTGAAGGAGTAAGCCCGCGACTGGTCGCTGCCCGGTACATTCAAGTTGACGTATTGACCCGGCAAGAAGGCCAGGCTGCTCAGGGACTCGCCCTTGATCGACAGCGCAATGGTGCTCTCGGACAGCTGGCGCACATCGCTGATGCTCGCTTCAAAACTGGCCTGCTGGGTCTTGCACACTGTCGAAGAAGCGGGCACACGCAATACGCAGTCGCTGGCAGCACGCATCTGGCAGGTCAGCACGTAGCCCTGCTCGACTTCATCTTCACTCAGCGCGTCTTCGATGTAGTCGTCGCCCAGCTCGTAGCGCCCGGCTTCGGCAAAGCACTTGCAGGTACCGCAGGCACCGTCGCGGCAGTCCAGCGGGATATTGATGCCCTGGCGGTAAGCCGCATCGGCGACGGTTTCCTGGCTGTTGGCTTCGATAAAACGGGTAACGCCGTCTTCGAAATTGAGCGCAATTTGAAAGCTCATAATGTACCTCGCAGGCGATGCCGGGCCGCAGGTGCCCGCAGGCACCTTCAGGCACGCATCACAGCGTTGATCAGATGTGGTAGATGTCGATGACCTGACGCACGTAGTCGTTCTTGAGCACTACTTTCTTGGCCTTGATCAGCGGCTGGGGGCCGCGCAGGTCGAGGGTGTAAAAGCTGGTGCCGAAGTAGCTGTCGGTGGTCTTGTAGCGAAAGCTCAGGGTGTGCCAGTTGAATCGCACTTGGCACAGCCCGTCGGCCTCGTCGACGATCTCGATATTGCTCAGGTTGTGGGAGGTGCGGGTGTCGGGCATGGTCGCACTGGAGCGCTCAGTCTTGATCCGGAACACCCGGTCTTCCAGGCCGCCACGGCTGCCGTACCAGATCAGCGAAATTTCGCTTTGCGGGTCTTCGGTCAGGGTGTCGTTGTCGTCCCAGCACGGCATCCAGAAACTCGCATCGGCGGCGTACAGCTCCAGCCATTGATCCCACTGGCCGTCGTCCAGGTAACGCGCTTCGCGATACAGAAATTCGCACACCATTCCATAGAGGCTGTTCATTGCACGGCCTCCACGGGGATCAGCCCAGGCTCGCACGCCGTGGCCTTGAGCATGGTTTCCTGCCAGTACTTGTGTTGCAGCACAAACAGGCCTTCATCTTCGGTACGAACGCCGGACAGCAAGGGCTTGAGGTCGATTTCACGGGCACCGGCATCGGCACCTTCGACCCAGTGCTCGGCACCGCGAGACATATCGTTCCAGCCGCGACCTGCGCCGTAACCGGTCTGGCAGGAGCGGAACTCTTCCAGGTCATCCGGGGTGGCCATGCCGCTGACGTTGAAGAAGTCTTCGTACTGGCGAATACGCTTGGTGCGCGCTTCACTGCTTTCGCCCTTGGGGGCGATGCAGTAAATGGTGATCTCGGTCTTGTCGACCGAGATGGGCCTGGCGATGCGGATTTGCGAGCTGAACTGATCCATCAGGTAGACGTTGGGATACAGGCACAGGTTGCGCGAGTTATCGATCATCCAGTCGGCGCGGGCCTGGCCGAAGTCCCGTGACAGCTCGTCGCGGCGCTCGTAGGCCGGGCGATCCTGGGGGTTGGCCCAGCGGGTCCAGAGCAGCAAATGGCCGTGGTCGAACGAGTAGAAACCGCCACCGCTCTTGGCCCAGCTACCGGCGCTCATGGTTTTGATTTCTTCACCGGCTTCACGCAGGGTGCGCTGGTTTTGCGTGGCGGCGTAGTTCCAGTGCACGGAGCTGACGTGGTAGCCATCGGCGCCGTTTTCAGCGGCGAGTTTCCAGTTGCCTTCGTAGATATAGGAACTGGCGCCGCGCAGTACTTCCAGGCCATCGGCGGACTGGTCGACGATCATGTCGATGATCTTGGCCGACTCACCCAGGTGTTCGGCCAGGGATTTGACGTCAGGGTTGAGACTGCCAAACAGAAAGCCGCGATAGGACTCGAAACGGGCAACTTTGGTCAGGTCGTGGGAACCTTCGCAGTTGAAACCTTCGGGGTAGCCGGCCGCGCTCGGGTCCTTGACCTTGAGCAGCTTGCCGCTGTTGTTGAAGGTCCAGCCGTGGAACGGGCAGGTGTAGCTGGCACGATTGCCGGTCTTGTGCCGGCACAGCATGGCGCCGCGATGGCTGCAGGCATTGAGGAAAGCGTTGAGCTCACCGGCCTTGTTGCGCGCGATAAAAATCGGCTGGCGCCCAATGGTGGTGGTCAGAAAGTCGTTAACGTTGGGGATCTGGCTCTCGTGGGCGAGGTAGATCCAGTTGCCCTCGAAGATGTGGGTCATTTCAAGTTCGAAGAGATCAGGGTCGGTAAACATCTCGCGCTTGCAGCGGTAGACGCCCTTGTCCTTGTCTTCTTCAAGCATGGCATTCAAGTAATCGATTCCCAGGGACATGGCCAGGGCCTCCGTTGTTATTGTTCAGGCCTGGTCAGGTTAGGGAGTCGATTCGAGAAGCAATATCCGTTTACTGCGGATCGTTATCCGATTAGTGCGCAGAGCTCTGTCACTACGTAGCCGCTGACGAGCTCCGCGAGGCTGCGATCGGGCACGCAGCGACCGCAAAACCATTCAATCCGATGCTTCAGATGCACCGCGATCATGCCGATCGCAGCCTTCGTTCCTCGTCAGCGACTTGTTTGTTGGCGCTAAAACGTTTTGTGCAAGGCTCTGTGGCGTCTGCGATGCATTTTGCTTTTGCTGGAGCCACACGTATGTCCAGACGACGCGAATGCCCATCACAGAAGGCCGAACGCAGGTGCTGTTATGGGGGTGGCGCGGCAGGACGCCGCGCCAGCCGCGATGGGCCATGGATGGCCCGTCGCGGCGTGCCCCCATGACAGTGCCGGAGTGAGGGAACCACCGAGCCTGGGCGAGGCGGCCGAATGGTAGGGCAAGCCTTTTTGGTTACTTTTTCGGCGTTTGGAAAATCGGCATAGGGGACGGCCATCTGGCCGCGCCCCTGCCACACCACCCGGCATGCGGGTCCGCACCGGGCGGTTCGAGAAGTTGAGGTCAGCAGAGTCGAGGTAGACCCAACCGGTCGGACCACGCCACCGTAAGCACTCCATGGATCAGACCGACACTGTTGTGCTAGAACCTGTGGCTGTTGCTGGCTATCGCCGCTGCCAAGTCAGGTCCTGCTCCAAGTTTGCGTAGCTCACGGTACGTCCTCCTTCCGGTTCTCCATTGTTTGAGCTGGATAGCCCTGAGTCGTCGGCGGATCCATTCATCGAACCGGTGCCAGAGGCGAGGCGTTTGCGATAAACCGAAGTACGCTTTCCAACCCAGCAGGTACAGTCTCAGACCTTCCACCACCTGCGACATGCTTCGTCCTCCATTACGAGAAGTCAGCTGACGGATGCGGCTTTTGAACGCCTGTAGCGCTTTGCTTGCCACCCAGCGTTTGACCTCGCCTTGAGCAGACAGCCAAAAGCCGTAGCCCAGAAACTTGCGGCCAAACGCACTGGCAATCG is part of the Pseudomonas sp. ML2-2023-3 genome and harbors:
- the benB gene encoding benzoate 1,2-dioxygenase small subunit → MNSLYGMVCEFLYREARYLDDGQWDQWLELYAADASFWMPCWDDNDTLTEDPQSEISLIWYGSRGGLEDRVFRIKTERSSATMPDTRTSHNLSNIEIVDEADGLCQVRFNWHTLSFRYKTTDSYFGTSFYTLDLRGPQPLIKAKKVVLKNDYVRQVIDIYHI
- a CDS encoding 1,6-dihydroxycyclohexa-2,4-diene-1-carboxylate dehydrogenase; protein product: MNNRFDNKVVLVTGAAQGIGRRVCERLLAEGAQVIAVDRSELVFELQGEGVLTLTADLEQYTDCARVMAEAVKTFGRLDVLINNVGGTIWAKPFEHYQVEEIEAEVRRSLFPTLWCCHAALPYMLEQGRGAIVNVSSIATRSVNRVPYGAAKGGVNALTACLAFENAGRGIRVNATAPGGTEAPPRRIARNDAEQTPDEKVWYQQIVDQTLDSSLMKRYASLDEQVGAILFLASDEASYITGVTLPVGGGDLG
- the catC gene encoding muconolactone Delta-isomerase, with amino-acid sequence MLFHVKMTVNLPLDMDPAKAATLKADEKELAQRLQQEGKWRHLWRIAGHYANYSVFDVASVEALHDTLLQLPLFPYMDIEIEGLCRHPSSIHDDDR
- the benA gene encoding benzoate 1,2-dioxygenase large subunit, which encodes MSLGIDYLNAMLEEDKDKGVYRCKREMFTDPDLFELEMTHIFEGNWIYLAHESQIPNVNDFLTTTIGRQPIFIARNKAGELNAFLNACSHRGAMLCRHKTGNRASYTCPFHGWTFNNSGKLLKVKDPSAAGYPEGFNCEGSHDLTKVARFESYRGFLFGSLNPDVKSLAEHLGESAKIIDMIVDQSADGLEVLRGASSYIYEGNWKLAAENGADGYHVSSVHWNYAATQNQRTLREAGEEIKTMSAGSWAKSGGGFYSFDHGHLLLWTRWANPQDRPAYERRDELSRDFGQARADWMIDNSRNLCLYPNVYLMDQFSSQIRIARPISVDKTEITIYCIAPKGESSEARTKRIRQYEDFFNVSGMATPDDLEEFRSCQTGYGAGRGWNDMSRGAEHWVEGADAGAREIDLKPLLSGVRTEDEGLFVLQHKYWQETMLKATACEPGLIPVEAVQ
- a CDS encoding muconate cycloisomerase family protein, with product MNQVLIESLTTLIVDLPTIRPHTLAMHTMRKQTLVILRLRCSDGIEGIGEATTIGGLAYGYESPESIKANIDAHLAPMLVGKPADNINAAMQTLDKIAKGNTFAKSGIESALLDAQGKRLGLPVSELLGGRVRDSLEVAWTLASGDTARDIAEAEQMLDVRRHRIFKLKIGANPLEQDLKHVLAIKKALGDRASVRVDVNQYWDESQAIRGCQVLGDNGIDLIEQPISRVNRSGQVRLNQRSPAPIMADESIESVEDAFSLAADGAASVFALKIAKNGGPRAVLRTAHIAEAAGIALYGGTMLEGSVGTLASAHAFLTLKQLTWGTELFGPLLLTEDIVTEAPQYRDFELHIPRTPGLGLMLDEERLARFSR
- the benC gene encoding benzoate 1,2-dioxygenase electron transfer component BenC, with the protein product MSFQIALNFEDGVTRFIEANSQETVADAAYRQGINIPLDCRDGACGTCKCFAEAGRYELGDDYIEDALSEDEVEQGYVLTCQMRAASDCVLRVPASSTVCKTQQASFEASISDVRQLSESTIALSIKGESLSSLAFLPGQYVNLNVPGSDQSRAYSFSTLQKDGEVSFLIRNVPGGLMSSFLTGIAKAGDSMTLAGPLGSFYLRQIQRPLLLLAGGTGLAPFTAMLEKIAEQGSPHPVHLIYGVSNDFDLVEMDRLQALSARIANFSFSACVANPQSQHPLKGYVTQHIEPCHLNQGDVDVYLCGPPPMVEAVNLYIREQGITPANFYYEKFAAAA